One Denticeps clupeoides chromosome 10, fDenClu1.1, whole genome shotgun sequence genomic window carries:
- the camta1a gene encoding calmodulin-binding transcription activator 1 isoform X5, giving the protein MDGAISDNQFRMSILERLEQMERRMAEMAGHQPQGSGGASGGGSGGSSGGGAGGVNSSQSQSVSGQAGSSFESRVVVVCEKMMNRACWAKSKHLIHSKTFRGMTLLHLAAGQGYATLIQTLIKWRTKHADSIDLELEVDPLNVDHFSCTPLMWACALGHLEAAMVLYKWDRRALAIPDSLGRLPLSIARSRGHTRLAECLEQLQREEQQNPSALPPAPTRMAFSQANDPPPSDSWMATWSGDGVATSGVQKAAAGTTISASSTTMNLDLRRPRSEPSNYYSSECQRDLPLAKKHKPNPEGVQTRPDKPMSVPLSLEHQQLCRLSSSPKGLSPEPLSPGKGLEEGGGAGVLSQTKLGTFRSAGIKWSSREQYADRAGAGGVTGTSGGGLGKEKSVGRLHQRESLGMLMMSEREMVDAELLSYREDLENQGCLTHMDDLQANMVSLAEHILEATPSRVKQENFSSCDTVPLDNSAVSSTMDWLASYLGDAEHLPNIAHLRSLYSEPLTPSSNPGLSPGDSPLQEGSCEKAGLPSPADWGALLSGSSSKMEHELGQLALSDPEQRELYEAARLVQTAFRKYKGRPLREQQEVAAAVVQRCYRKYKQLTWIALKYALYKKMTQAAILIQSKFRSYHEQKKFQQSRRAAMLIQQCYRSYKEFGRLRSHRRSSCSTLVQHKLRSTLLTKRQDQAARKIMRFLRRCRHSPLMDHRLFKRSERVEKGQGT; this is encoded by the exons ATAACCAGTTCAGAATGTCCATCCTGGAGCGCTTGGAGCAGATGGAGAGGAGGATGGCAGAGATGGCCGGCCACCAGCCACAGGGGAGCGGTGGAGCATCCGGTGGTGGAAGCGGAGGAAGctcaggaggaggagcaggtggtGTAAACAGCAGCCAGTCACAG TCTGTTTCAGGGCAGGCAGGCAGCTCATTTGAGAGCCGGGTGGTGGTGGTCTGTGAGAAGATGATGAACAGGGCCTGCTGGGCCAAGTCCAAGCACCTAATCCACTCCAAGACATTTCGTGGGATGACACTCCTGCATCTGGCTGCCGGGCAGGGTTATGCCACCCTCATCCAGACCCTTATCAAATGGCG CACGAAACATGCTGACAGTATTGATCTGGAACTAGAGGTGGACCCCCTTAACGTTGACCACTTCTCCTGCACCCCACTG ATGTGGGCATGTGCCCTAGGGCACTTGGAGGCTGCAATGGTGCTGTATAAATGGGACCGACGAGCGCTGGCCATCCCCGACTCTCTGGGACGCCTGCCCCTGTCCATCGCCCGCTCGCGGGGCCACACCCGCCTAGCAGAGTGCTTAGAACAGCTACAGCGGGAGGAGCAGCAGAATCCCTCTGCCCTGCCACCTGCACCCACCCGCATGGCCTTCTCCCAGGCCAATGACCCACCGCCCTCTGACAGCTGGATGGCCACCTGGTCTGGAGACGGTGTGGCAACATCCGGTGTGCAGAAAGCTGCAGCGGGCACCACCATCTcagcctcctccaccaccatgAACCTGG ATCTCCGAAGACCCAGGTCTGAACCATCAAACTACTACAGTAGCGAGTGCCAAAGAGATCTCCCACTGGCCAAAAAACACAAGCCCAACCCTGAAGGGGTGCAGACGCGACCTGACAAGCCCATGTCTGTCCCTCTCAGCCTGGAGCATCAGCAGCTCTGCAGGCTGTCTTCCAGCCCAAAGGGCCTATCGCCTGAGCCTCTTAGCCCAGGGAAGGGgctggaggagggtgggggtgcCGGGGTTCTCTCCCAGACCAAGCTGGGTACGTTCCGGAGCGCAGGGATCAAGTGGAGCTCCAGAGAGCAGTACGCTGACCGGGCTGGGGCCGGAGGCGTGACAGGAACCAGTGGAGGTGGACTGGGGAAGGAGAAGTCGGTGGGTCGTCTACACCAGCGGGAATCACTGGGGATGCTGATGATGTCAGAGAGGGAGATGGTTGATGCAGAGCTGCTGTCCTACAGGGAGGACCTGGAAAACCAGGGCTGCCTCACACACATGGATGACCTGCAG GCCAACATGGTATCTCTGGCTGAGCACATCTTAGAGGCCACGCCCAGCAGAGTTAAGCAGGAAAACTTTAGCTCGTGTGACACAGTTCCTTTGGATAACAGCGCCGTCAGCAGCACCATGGACTGGCTCGCCAGTTACCTGGGTGATGCTGAGCACCTCCCCAACATCGCTCACCTAAG GTCTCTGTACAGTGAGCCCCTCACACCATCGTCCAATCCCGGCCTGAGTCCTGGCGATTCCCCACTTCAGGAGGGGTCGTGTGAGAAGGCGGGGCTCCCGTCCCCAGCGGACTGGGGTGCATTACTCAGTGGCTCCAGCAGTAAAATGGAGCACGAGCTGGGGCAGCTGGCGCTGTCCGACCCCGAGCAGAGAGAGCTGTACGAGGCCGCCAGGCTGGTGCAGACCGCCTTCCGCAAGTACAAG GGGCGGCCGCTGCGAGAACAACAGGAAGTTGCCGCCGCTGTTGTCCAGCGTTGTTACCGGAAGTATAAACAG CTAACATGGATAGCCTTGAAG TATGCACTTTATAAGAAGATGACGCAGGCCgccatccttatccagagtaagtTCCGCAGCTACCATGAGCAGAAGAAGTTCCAGCAGAGCCGCCGTGCCGCCATGTTGATCCAGCAGTGCTACCGCAGCTACAAGGAGTTTGGTCGCCTCCGGTCCCATCGCCGGTCAAGCTGCTCCACACTTGTCCAACACAAACTCAG
- the camta1a gene encoding calmodulin-binding transcription activator 1 isoform X6 has translation MSILERLEQMERRMAEMAGHQPQGSGGASGGGSGGSSGGGAGGVNSSQSQSVSGQAGSSFESRVVVVCEKMMNRACWAKSKHLIHSKTFRGMTLLHLAAGQGYATLIQTLIKWRTKHADSIDLELEVDPLNVDHFSCTPLMWACALGHLEAAMVLYKWDRRALAIPDSLGRLPLSIARSRGHTRLAECLEQLQREEQQNPSALPPAPTRMAFSQANDPPPSDSWMATWSGDGVATSGVQKAAAGTTISASSTTMNLDLRRPRSEPSNYYSSECQRDLPLAKKHKPNPEGVQTRPDKPMSVPLSLEHQQLCRLSSSPKGLSPEPLSPGKGLEEGGGAGVLSQTKLGTFRSAGIKWSSREQYADRAGAGGVTGTSGGGLGKEKSVGRLHQRESLGMLMMSEREMVDAELLSYREDLENQGCLTHMDDLQANMVSLAEHILEATPSRVKQENFSSCDTVPLDNSAVSSTMDWLASYLGDAEHLPNIAHLRSLYSEPLTPSSNPGLSPGDSPLQEGSCEKAGLPSPADWGALLSGSSSKMEHELGQLALSDPEQRELYEAARLVQTAFRKYKGRPLREQQEVAAAVVQRCYRKYKQLTWIALKYALYKKMTQAAILIQSKFRSYHEQKKFQQSRRAAMLIQQCYRSYKEFGRLRSHRRSSCSTLVQHKLRSTLLTKRQDQAARKIMRFLRRCRHSPLMDHRLFKRSERVEKGQGT, from the exons ATGTCCATCCTGGAGCGCTTGGAGCAGATGGAGAGGAGGATGGCAGAGATGGCCGGCCACCAGCCACAGGGGAGCGGTGGAGCATCCGGTGGTGGAAGCGGAGGAAGctcaggaggaggagcaggtggtGTAAACAGCAGCCAGTCACAG TCTGTTTCAGGGCAGGCAGGCAGCTCATTTGAGAGCCGGGTGGTGGTGGTCTGTGAGAAGATGATGAACAGGGCCTGCTGGGCCAAGTCCAAGCACCTAATCCACTCCAAGACATTTCGTGGGATGACACTCCTGCATCTGGCTGCCGGGCAGGGTTATGCCACCCTCATCCAGACCCTTATCAAATGGCG CACGAAACATGCTGACAGTATTGATCTGGAACTAGAGGTGGACCCCCTTAACGTTGACCACTTCTCCTGCACCCCACTG ATGTGGGCATGTGCCCTAGGGCACTTGGAGGCTGCAATGGTGCTGTATAAATGGGACCGACGAGCGCTGGCCATCCCCGACTCTCTGGGACGCCTGCCCCTGTCCATCGCCCGCTCGCGGGGCCACACCCGCCTAGCAGAGTGCTTAGAACAGCTACAGCGGGAGGAGCAGCAGAATCCCTCTGCCCTGCCACCTGCACCCACCCGCATGGCCTTCTCCCAGGCCAATGACCCACCGCCCTCTGACAGCTGGATGGCCACCTGGTCTGGAGACGGTGTGGCAACATCCGGTGTGCAGAAAGCTGCAGCGGGCACCACCATCTcagcctcctccaccaccatgAACCTGG ATCTCCGAAGACCCAGGTCTGAACCATCAAACTACTACAGTAGCGAGTGCCAAAGAGATCTCCCACTGGCCAAAAAACACAAGCCCAACCCTGAAGGGGTGCAGACGCGACCTGACAAGCCCATGTCTGTCCCTCTCAGCCTGGAGCATCAGCAGCTCTGCAGGCTGTCTTCCAGCCCAAAGGGCCTATCGCCTGAGCCTCTTAGCCCAGGGAAGGGgctggaggagggtgggggtgcCGGGGTTCTCTCCCAGACCAAGCTGGGTACGTTCCGGAGCGCAGGGATCAAGTGGAGCTCCAGAGAGCAGTACGCTGACCGGGCTGGGGCCGGAGGCGTGACAGGAACCAGTGGAGGTGGACTGGGGAAGGAGAAGTCGGTGGGTCGTCTACACCAGCGGGAATCACTGGGGATGCTGATGATGTCAGAGAGGGAGATGGTTGATGCAGAGCTGCTGTCCTACAGGGAGGACCTGGAAAACCAGGGCTGCCTCACACACATGGATGACCTGCAG GCCAACATGGTATCTCTGGCTGAGCACATCTTAGAGGCCACGCCCAGCAGAGTTAAGCAGGAAAACTTTAGCTCGTGTGACACAGTTCCTTTGGATAACAGCGCCGTCAGCAGCACCATGGACTGGCTCGCCAGTTACCTGGGTGATGCTGAGCACCTCCCCAACATCGCTCACCTAAG GTCTCTGTACAGTGAGCCCCTCACACCATCGTCCAATCCCGGCCTGAGTCCTGGCGATTCCCCACTTCAGGAGGGGTCGTGTGAGAAGGCGGGGCTCCCGTCCCCAGCGGACTGGGGTGCATTACTCAGTGGCTCCAGCAGTAAAATGGAGCACGAGCTGGGGCAGCTGGCGCTGTCCGACCCCGAGCAGAGAGAGCTGTACGAGGCCGCCAGGCTGGTGCAGACCGCCTTCCGCAAGTACAAG GGGCGGCCGCTGCGAGAACAACAGGAAGTTGCCGCCGCTGTTGTCCAGCGTTGTTACCGGAAGTATAAACAG CTAACATGGATAGCCTTGAAG TATGCACTTTATAAGAAGATGACGCAGGCCgccatccttatccagagtaagtTCCGCAGCTACCATGAGCAGAAGAAGTTCCAGCAGAGCCGCCGTGCCGCCATGTTGATCCAGCAGTGCTACCGCAGCTACAAGGAGTTTGGTCGCCTCCGGTCCCATCGCCGGTCAAGCTGCTCCACACTTGTCCAACACAAACTCAG